The Vairimorpha necatrix chromosome 11, complete sequence genome window below encodes:
- a CDS encoding ISXO2-like domain-containing protein yields the protein MKSQEEKLFEIFLKYIEKTSKSCIKCGSISKKYNENFIFRSIAEFLGISIKSVRKIISLTVNSIENSVYVETGIIGGPGIVVEIDEKGVWIFGMVERTPQRKIVFVPVDNRRATTLEELLKKIC from the exons atgaaaagtcAAGAGGAAAAactttttgaaatttttttaaaatatattgaaaaaacaaGCAAATCATGTATAAAATGTGGTtctataagtaaaaaatataatgaaaattttatttttcgat CTATTGCGGAATTTCTTGGAATTAGCATTAAAAGTGTAAGAAAAATCATTTCTTTAACAGTAAATTCCATCGAAAATTCTGTTTACGTCGAAACAGGTATAATAGGAGGACCTGGGATTGTTGTGGAAATAGATGAAA AAGGAGTTTGGATTTTCGGAATGGTAGAAAGAACACCTCAAAGGAAAATTGTGTTTGTTCCTGTTGATAATAGAAGAGCAACTACACTAGaagaacttttaaaaaaaatatgttaa
- a CDS encoding notchless protein 1-like protein: MNLLLVEFEDQNGKPLSDKMQVPDNITLDQLKSLINTNLSLYINGEPILDTLLSTISSLNLNNEDIIKIRTNKEEPSTQAATFCSSSYSGHEGPVLCLKFDDILVTGGSDCTIRFWDLTTKTQKKILKKHNHWIQCLNISPCKKFVVSGSIDGDIKLWSSDGEFIRSFIGHRDSVVAINFFKDMIVSASRDKSVKVFDFNGKCIFSYAHTKPVTCLVNNSEDLVSAGRDGKMKIYKGHSDLREINGHGSPINCLDMNGSFMISGSDDGNIVVWKDFVVHKRVKHDREVISLSLSSNNIYFASGSFDKTVRLWSVETGKMISKYFHVDFVYKVKLCNDLIISSSRDKTVKMYRVSKKKVIRDFICDDEVYCFDYFNNQLVCGTKSNRVYFFN; this comes from the coding sequence ATGAACTTATTATTAGTAGAATTCGAAGACCAAAATGGCAAACCATTATCCGATAAAATGCAAGTCCCAGACAATATCACTCTAGATCAACTTAAATCTCTTATTAATACCAAtctttctttatatatCAACGGAGAACCAATACTTGACACATTATTGTCAACAATAAGctctttaaatttaaacaacgaagacattataaaaatcagaACAAACAAAGAAGAGCCCTCAACACAAGCTGCTACTTTCTGTTCTTCTTCGTACAGTGGCCACGAAGGCCCagttttatgtttaaaattcGATGATATTTTAGTTACTGGCGGCAGTGACTGCACTATTAGATTCTGGGATTTGACGACCAAAACACaaaagaagattttaaaaaagcaCAATCACTGGATACAATGTCTTAACATTTCACCTTGTAAGAAGTTTGTGGTGTCTGGGTCTATAGATGGAGACATAAAACTCTGGAGCAGTGACGGCGAATTTATAAGAAGTTTTATCGGGCATAGAGACAGTGTAGTGgctataaatttttttaaagatatgATCGTATCAGCTTCAAGAGATAAAAGTGTCAAagtatttgattttaatgggaaatgtattttttcatatgcACACACTAAACCAGTTACATGTTTAGTCAACAATAGCGAAGATCTTGTGTCAGCAGGTAGAGACGGGAAGATGAAGATTTATAAAGGCCACTCAGATTTACGAGAAATTAATGGACACGGGTCACCTATAAATTGTCTAGATATGAATGGATCGTTTATGATTTCTGGTTCTGATGATGGAAATATAGTTGTATGGAAAGATTTTGTAGTTCATAAGCGCGTTAAACATGACAGAGAAGTTATTTCGCTGTCATTGAGtagtaataatatttattttgccAGTGGGTCTTTTGATAAAACTGTTCGTCTTTGGTCAGTTGAGACTGGGAAGATGattagtaaatattttcatgtTGATTTCGTctataaagtaaaattatgtaatgatttaataatatcaagCTCGAGAGATAAGACAGTTAAGATGTATAGAGTCTCTAAGAAGAAGGTCATAAGGGATTTTATATGTGATGATGAAGTTTATtgttttgattattttaataaccAGTTGGTATGTGGTACTAAAAGCAACAgagtatattttttcaattaa
- a CDS encoding ADP-ribosylation factor-like protein 2 has translation MTFFKLVEKLKKENSHLKLVCVGLDNAGKTTILQNIFNKQTCNIHPTFGYSLYSCTYNDISLLVYDVGGQSIFREYWDNYFEKCDGLIFVYDLTTQDDSCLEKILCTVPDVPVLILGNKRDLIEKAKDVVKYSENVRIYNVSGVEYESLVEPFDWFITKCKDN, from the coding sequence ATGACATTCTTTAAACTCGTcgaaaaactaaaaaaagaaaacagtCACTTAAAACTAGTCTGCGTAGGCTTAGACAACGCCGGAAAAACAACAATCTTACAAAACATCTTCAACAAACAAACTTGTAATATTCATCCAACATTCGGATACTCTTTATATTCTTGTACTTACAACGACATCTCTCTTCTTGTTTATGACGTAGGAGGTCAGTCTATCTTCAGAGAGTACTGGGATAATTATTTCGAAAAATGTGATGGTCTAATATTTGTGTACGATTTGACTACACAAGACGATTCTTGtcttgaaaaaatattgtgtACTGTTCCTGATGTACCAGTCTTGATATTGGGGAATAAACGAGATCTAATTGAGAAAGCTAAAGATGTGGTGAAATATAGTGAGAATGTACGGATTTATAATGTGAGTGGAGTTGAATACGAAAGCTTGGTTGAACCATTTGACTGGTTTATAACAAAATGTAAAGACAATTag
- a CDS encoding NAD-dependent protein deacetlyase, translating into MIEILDEDLFQIINLFINKKVVIITGAGISVSSGIPDFRSKTGIFKDIKKKYKINGEDLFSFKFSLDERTREIYLDYICELKTLVDSSRPSYTHNFFKYLSKISQLRVYTQNIDSLEEKAGLGLENLVYLHGNLKYLKCLYCGDTSEFTDPEIIKSSPTCSNCKVSNIRLRNVPRYLHTNIIHYHQDHPDSDLISDCIKKDSDCDLLIVVGTSLNVFGVRNMVKYFKKICSTRIFVNKEDCKSSLRKYFTHFYKGTSDNFFKLVKKEITNYDIDISLQDISLQDIENSSGINKDETGLKKLSEKNIQKNMKRLSLTKEEIVNNFLLLTKK; encoded by the coding sequence ATGATTGAAATATTAGATGAAGatttatttcaaattataaatctttttataaataaaaaagtggTCATAATCACAGGAGCAGGCATTTCTGTCTCCAGTGGAATCCCAGACTTCAGATCTAAAACtggaatatttaaagacataaaaaagaagtacAAAATCAACGGAGAAGATCTTTTCAGTTTTAAATTCAGTCTAGACGAAAGAACAAGGGAAATATATTTGGACTATATTTGTGAACTTAAGACACTAGTAGATTCTTCTAGGCCTTCTTACACACACaacttctttaaatatttatcaaaaatatctCAGCTACGAGTTTATACACAAAATATTGACAGTCTAGAAGAGAAGGCCGGACTCGGCCTAGAAAATCTGGTCTATTTACACGGAAATCtcaaatatctaaaatgtCTGTATTGTGGAGACACTTCTGAGTTTACTGACccagaaataataaaatcttctcCAACTTGCTCTAATTGTAAAGTGTCAAATATAAGACTTAGAAATGTGCCAAGATATCTtcatacaaatataatccACTACCATCAAGATCACCCTGACTCAGATTTGATATCtgattgtataaaaaaagacagTGACTGTGATCTGCTCATTGTAGTCGGAACAAGTCTAAATGTCTTCGGAGTGAGAAATAtggtaaaatatttcaagaAGATTTGTAGTACAAgaatatttgtaaataaagaaGACTGTAAAAGTTCACtgagaaaatatttcacaCATTTTTACAAAGGCACTTCAGACAACTTCTTtaaattagtaaaaaaagaaattacaaATTATGACATAGATATTTCACTACAAGACATTTCACTACaagatatagaaaattcatcaggaataaataaagacgAAACAGGATTGAAAAAACtatcagaaaaaaatatacagaaaaatatgaaaaggCTTTCTTTGACGAAAGAGGAAATTGTAAACAATTTCCTTTTACTAACCAAGAAGTGA
- a CDS encoding fidgetin-like protein 1 yields MHKKLINLQEKLEERDLPEYSSFLPPELRDCDTRLENIFTEDILPLVSNDNSLLPLLHSYTNLPIECNLEEISSLLKNYQPVKSSFFDSEIKKEYTDGFKTASNKELNNKELNNKESINKQIDKDLDKESNIENNILERIKSEILENINNISWDDVVGLENVKKIINEIVVWPMQRPDLFTGLRGPPKGLMLFGPPGTGKTMIGKCIASQCQATFFSISASSLTSKWVGEGEKMVRALFYLGRKMQPSVIFVDEIDSLLSQRSENENEGSRRIKTEFLVQFDGAATSNDDKILVIGATNRPQEIDEAAVRRLVKRVYVCLPEEKARIKMIENLVKNYKNNLSNLDLIEIGKMTEGYSGSDMFNLCREASLEPFREIEDIKNFKTENARDIKVEDFIKAVKQIKKSVSTRDLELYKKWNDLYGSK; encoded by the coding sequence ATGCATAAAAAGCTAATAAATCTACAGGAGAAATTAGAAGAAAGAGATCTTCCAGAatattcttcatttttaccTCCAGAATTAAGAGATTGTGACACAAGACtggaaaatattttcactGAAGATATTTTACCACTAGTAAGTAATGATAATTCTTTACTTCCTCTTTTACACTCCTACACAAATTTACCAATAGAATGCaatttagaagaaatttcttcacttttaaaaaactaccAACCAGTcaaatcttctttttttgattcaGAAATTAAGAAAGAATACACTGATGGATTTAAAACAGCCtcaaataaagaattaaataataaagaattaaataataaagaatcaattaataaacaaatagaTAAAGATTTAGACAAAGAAtcaaatatagaaaataatattttagaaagaattaaaagTGAAATATTAgagaatataaataatatatcatGGGATGACGTGGTTGGCCTAGAAAATgttaagaaaattattaatgagATAGTCGTCTGGCCAATGCAGAGACCAGATTTATTTACAGGATTAAGAGGTCCTCCTAAAGGATTAATGCTTTTTGGGCCACCTGGAACAGGAAAGACAATGATAGGCAAATGTATAGCAAGCCAATGCCAGGCGACATTTTTCAGTATAAGTGCCAGTTCTTTAACCAGTAAATGGGTAGGAGAAGGCGAGAAAATGGTCAGGGCTTTATTTTACTTAGGTAGGAAAATGCAACCCAGTGTCATTTTCGTAGACGAAATTGACAGTTTATTAAGCCAAAGATcagaaaatgaaaatgaaGGAAGTAGAAGAATAAAGACGGAATTTCTTGTACAATTTGATGGGGCGGCGACTTCTAATGATGATAAAATCTTAGTAATTGGTGCTACTAATAGACCACAAGAAATAGATGAAGCTGCAGTAAGAAGATTAGTAAAAAGGGTTTATGTTTGTTTACCTGAAGAAAAAGCGAGAATTAAAATGATAGAAAAtttggtaaaaaattataaaaataatttgtcaAATTTAGATTTGATAGAAATTGGGAAGATGACTGAAGGGTATTCTGGGTCAGATATGTTTAATTTGTGTAGAGAGGCGTCATTAGAGCCTTTTAGAGAAATAGAAGAtattaagaattttaaGACTGAAAATGCGCGAGATATAAAAGTcgaagattttattaaggCAGTAAAACAAATTAAGAAGAGTGTGAGTACACGAGATttagaattatataaaaagtgGAATGATCTGTATggatcaaaataa
- a CDS encoding DNA-directed RNA polymerase I subunit RPA135 (RPA2), whose protein sequence is MKIEDITKPHIESYNALFYNKVFKNIVKNIKPITIENFKMEIADFIIHQPFIKEQNNISIDRRLLPREARLTNTTYKGNLFIKFNLYYDDKLIQSDSRPCGGFPIMVKSGFCHLLDEQNPNSIDEDENDIGGYFIINGIDKLVRFHIMQKRNYAFALSRPQRNKIYTDKYICIRSVGDDELGHINYLNYSVDGDVFFRFFRKRFEFHIPVIIILRALINTTDEEIFNLVDKDNYMTVPLRKSTKEQVFSRSECIEYIGSRFRQTMGATTNEEACFEILKYYVCPHLKNNEDKFNFIIHAIRKLFALVRDDIIPDDSDSPATHEMLTETQLFANIFKDKLENLKNQLKALHVRISSRKKKKAKENDTNETESKSTLEDFMKCFKLLDCASVGKGFEHFLSTGNINIQHSSDILQNAGFCIIAERINFYRYVSHFRSVNRGSFFQDVKTTSVRKLRSESWGFFCPVHTPDGTPCGLLTHLTSAASLINTPCKFDSKILYDFGVIPAFRQFVKGVSVFYNGFLVGFTTNPKDLVSSLRSFRRKNNLQVEICHFVGLKLYESVQIYNTVSRLVRPILHKSSNMIEYIGIMEQVFLDINLQDMKIKKDNPITKADFEYKEVDNQNIFSLVASLTPFSEYNQSPRNMYQCQMAKQSMGHPVHNFKTRNDSKIYMLNYTQHPIVRNKKYDLVQDYPLGINCIVAVLSYTAYDMEDAMVINKGSMERGLFTGYVYKVDKIELPKDCYFSFLPEVGLKINTGDIFYKYTDLGGKETVVLCKSSDGYIIERIDIFQNESMCANIKFRIIRNPNIGDKFCSRHGQKGVCSMHWPSIDMPFTDSGIVPDIIINPHAFPSRMTIGMLIESMAGKAGCCEGKIQDGTPFEKNSFLDNNDDIKDLSNISIGEQLKNNGFNYFGNETMYSGITGNEFKTDIFLGVVFYQRLRHMVNDKYQVRASGAVVATTRQPVGGRKNLGGIRFGEMERDAMIAHGTPYLLNDRLLKCSDHSVFTYCCNCRIILFTNNNKCVCGGKTFNTLEMPYVFKYLCSELLAMNIRVVLDVKQPIK, encoded by the coding sequence ATGAAAATAGAAGACATTACAAAACCACACATTGAATCATATAACgctcttttttataacaaagtatttaaaaatatagttaaaaatataaaaccaataactattgaaaattttaaaatggaAATTGCTGATTTTATAATCCATCAACcatttattaaagaacAGAATAATATTAGTATAGATAGAAGATTATTACCAAGAGAAGCTAGACTTACAAATACTACTTATAAAGGCaacttatttataaaattcaatttatattatgaCGACAAACTCATACAATCAGATTCCCGTCCTTGTGGTGGTTTCCCAATTATGGTTAAATCTGGATTTTGTCATCTTTTAGATGAACAGAATCCAAATTCCATTGACGAAGATGAAAATGACATAGGTGggtattttataataaacggtattgataaattagtACGATTTCATATAATGCAAAAGAGAAATTACGCATTTGCTTTGAGTAGACCACAAAGAAACAAGATTTATACtgacaaatatatttgtattcgTAGTGTAGGCGATGACGAGTTAGGACacattaattatttaaattatagtGTAGACGGAgatgtattttttagattctTTAGAAAAAGATTTGAGTTTCACATTCCTGTTATTATAATTCTAAGAGCTCTAATTAATACAACAGATGAagaaattttcaatttagtggataaagataattataTGACAGTGCCATTAAGAAAATCTACAAAAGAACAAGTTTTTAGTAGAAGCGAATGTATTGAATATATTGGATCAAGATTTAGACAAACTATGGGAGCTACTACGAACGAAGAAGCGTGTTTTGAAATATTGAAGTATTATGTTTGTCCgcatttgaaaaataacgaagacaaatttaattttattatacacGCAATTCGAAAATTATTCGCACTTGTTAGAGATGACATCATTCCTGATGATTCCGATTCGCCGGCTACTCATGAAATGTTAACAGAGACACAACTTTTtgctaatatttttaaagacaaacttgaaaatttaaaaaaccaaTTAAAAGCTTTACACGTGCGAATTTCTTCGcgaaagaaaaagaaagcAAAAGAAAATGACACCAATGAAACTGAAAGTAAATCTACATTAGAAGATTTTATGAAATGTTTTAAGTTATTAGACTGTGCTAGTGTCGGCAAAGGGTTTgaacattttttatctacaggaaatattaatatacaACATTCTAGtgatattttacaaaatgcAGGATTTTGTATCATAGCCGAaagaattaatttttataggTACGTTAGTCATTTTAGGAGTGTAAACAGAGGATCTTTTTTTCAAGATGTAAAAACTACGAGTGTGCGTAAATTAAGATCGGAAAGTTGGGGATTTTTTTGTCCTGTGCACACGCCAGATGGAACGCCTTGTGGTCTTTTGACGCACTTGACTTCTGCTGCTTCTTTGATTAATACGCCTTGTAAATTTGatagtaaaattttgtatgaTTTTGGTGTAATACCTGCTTTTAGACAATTCGTCAAAGGAGTCTCAGTATTTTATAATGGTTTTTTAGTGGGATTTACAACAAATCCTAAGGATTTAGTCTCTAGTTTACGATCttttagaagaaaaaacaatttacaGGTCGAAATTTGTCATTTTGTCGGTCTTAAATTGTATGAATCGGTACAGATTTACAATACAGTTTCCAGATTAGTCAGACCTATTTTACATAAATCTAGTAATATGATCGAGTATATTGGAATCATGGAACAAGTTTTTCTCGATATTAATTTACAAGatatgaaaattaaaaaagataatccGATTACAAAAGCGGATTTCGAATATAAAGAAGTTGataatcaaaatatattcagTCTTGTCGCCAGTTTAACGCCATTTTCCGAGTATAACCAGTCGCCTAGAAATATGTACCAATGCCAGATGGCGAAACAAAGCATGGGCCACCCTGTGCACAATTTTAAGACGAGGAATGATTCGAAAATTTACATGTTGAATTATACACAACATCCTATAGTGcgaaataagaaatatgatCTTGTCCAAGATTACCCACTAGGAATTAATTGTATTGTGGCAGTACTTTCGTATACAGCGTATGATATGGAAGATGCTATGGTTATTAATAAAGGAAGTATGGAAAGAGGACTTTTTACAGGATATGTTTACAAAGTAGACAAGATAGAACTACCTAAAGattgttatttttcttttttaccCGAAGTCggattaaaaattaatactggcgatattttttataaatacacAGATTTAGGTGGTAAAGAAACTGTAGTCCTTTGTAAAAGCAGTGACGGGTACATAATTGAAAGAATCGACATTTTTCAGAATGAAAGCATGTGCGcgaatattaaatttagaattataaGAAATCCGAATATTGGtgataaattttgtagTAGACATGGACAAAAAGGAGTTTGTTCGATGCATTGGCCTTCAATAGACATGCCTTTTACAGATTCCGGTATTGTACCAGACATTATTATCAACCCGCACGCTTTCCCATCAAGAATGACGATAGGTATGTTGATTGAAAGTATGGCAGGAAAAGCTGGTTGCTGCGAAGGAAAGATTCAAGATGGCACAccatttgaaaaaaattcttttttagataataaTGACGACATAAAAGActtatcaaatatttctatagGTGAAcagttaaaaaataatggatttaattattttggGAATGAAACAATGTATTCTGGAATAACTGGgaatgaatttaaaactGACATTTTCTTAGGAGTAGTGTTTTACCAAAGACTGAGACACATGGTAAATGACAAATACCAAGTCAGAGCATCTGGCGCAGTAGTGGCCACCACTAGACAACCAGTAGGAggtagaaaaaatttaggaGGTATAAGATTTGGAGAAATGGAGAGAGATGCTATGATTGCACATGGTACCCCGTATTTACTAAATGATAGATTATTGAAATGTAGTGACCATTCAGTCTTCACATATTGTTGTAATTGTagaattattttgtttacaaATAACAACAAATGTGTGTGTGGAGGAAAAACTTTCAATACGCTGGAAATGccatatgtttttaaatatctttgTAGTGAGTTATTAGCAATGAATATAAGAGTGGTATTAGACGTGAAACAaccaataaaataa